The following DNA comes from Irregularibacter muris.
CAAAATATAGGACTCAATAATGCATTTGTTCGCAAAGTGGCCATTGCTACCTACGAGGCCGAAATGAATCTCGTTATTCACTCATTAGGAGGACAAATTACCATTTCCATAGGAGAAGGCAAGGTCATTATAGAAGTAGAGGATAGAGGACCAGGAATAGAAAATATTGAATTAGCAATGACAGAAGGGTATTCAACGGCAACAGAAGTAATAAGAGAG
Coding sequences within:
- a CDS encoding ATP-binding protein, encoding MKLNFPVDRGEFASAGKASSRIKKILQNIGLNNAFVRKVAIATYEAEMNLVIHSLGGQITISIGEGKVIIEVEDRGPGIENIELAMTEGYSTATEVIREMGFGAGMGLPNIKKCSDDLSIQSKVGEGTKMIMSFNYQ